The Gossypium hirsutum isolate 1008001.06 chromosome A13, Gossypium_hirsutum_v2.1, whole genome shotgun sequence nucleotide sequence ttgaaatcattattttctattttgaatgaatgtaaatagatatttatgctatgtttatatttaattgaagataaattattattatggatCGGCTagagaaattaatcaaattaaaggatATGCAAACAGTTATTAATGTGATTGGTGAAATCGTATTTGGTTATCAGGAATTATAAATTTCCTCTTTAAATGTTTACTTTGattaaggtaagttcatagtgtttgATATGTAAATTGTAAGTTTCTTGAGATTATATTATTGTTCTAGTTatttgtataaatgtatgtgaaatttcataggttatttatataatattgaatattggaattaaattaatatgaaaatgaaTAATGAATGGTGTCAATCCCTTCGATTGCAAATTTTCGGCCCTTATAATGCTTAATTGAACGTCGCTAGGATACGATTGGTATGCCTATAGGGTTAGTATGCGCGCTTGTACGAGATTGCACTTTAGTGCCTCTGTTACGCATCTATGATGCATCTGGagtggtgtagttacccgagtaTCCAAGTCAAGTTACTAGTTCATCGGGCTATGAAATAATGAGATTACAATCTATTTATGTGCTTATACATTATGGCATATTTATAGTATTAGTAAGtaaaagatattataatgaatttcttAGCTACATGTATGGATTGCTATTGAGTAAAAGTAATTTATGGTATGAAATTTCCTTTGAAATGGAGGTTGTTTTGTTGTATTTGGATTGACAAGGTAACATTTGAATTATGTGCACAAATGATTTATATAGTGAAATTCTTTTCATTATATGAACGAGTAATTAAAGCTTTAGAGAGTATGTGACCATATGAAATGATCTATGATTTAAAATAAGGCTATGGAATATATTATAAGTATAGTTAATAGAAAATGAAAGTATATGGTAGTCATATGATAGAGGAATGGTGAAattgaaatgtttgatatgttatATGCCTTGATTGGGTTGGATTTATATGTGCTTGCTTCACCTACTAACCTTGTGAGGTATggtgtatataaaaaataaatttagtctATGACTAAATAGAATTAATCATGGTGGATTACTTTAATGcaattggtaagtttaagttcCTTTATATGAGCTTattaagcactagttgcttatatggttgttttatttgttttgtagatcattAGAAAGCTTGAGTGGTTAGAATCTTTGTCGGAGCATAATCTCACTATCCATTGATCCACTTTGGTagcttttaaatatatattgaaatggttataactggcatgtatagggttggttgtatgtttatttaatatgttttgtatgtgTTTAAGGTGTGTTTTGGTCATATGAATGTGTATGTGAAAGGTGTGTTTTGGTATGCAAGTATAggttttgaaatggcttgttttaggggctaaatttggagcacatggcctgggacacagGCTGCCACATGGTCATGTGCCACACATGGTCACTCACACGGTTATGTGTCATTTATATTTTAAGTGTAGGTGTCACATAGTCTAAGACACGACAGTGTGTCTCAAAACAGTTTGTCACACGATTTAGCACATAGCCTGCGACACGGCCGTATGACCCTATTTCGAATACACACATAGGCTGggacaaggccgtgtgtcccttctTCAAATGCCCACTCGGTCTAAGGTATATCACATGGCCACGACCCCTGCTTTATCAATTTTTTCAggtttttccttaaaaaaattatttattcaaaatgatccctatcatttttaatttgtttttagagCCCCGAAAGTTCGACTTAAGGCCCAAATTTGTATGTTTTCTATAATTGAAATGAGTTATTGGAAATCTATACTTAAGTtgaattattattctattttgaaGTTTAAGGTTTTATTTTGTACAATAACACTTTATAACCTTAATCCAGCGACGGAGAcgaattaggggtgttacaacctcgATTATACTCGAACTCGTGATCGCATCACAGCTGCCGACTGGGAACTCCACCTAGACTTCCACCCCTAGTCGTACCAAGCATTATTACCCAAAAATCGGATTTCCCCACGATGGGTTCCTTAGGTGATAGTCCTATCTCGCCATGACATATTAAATGTATATGTGCTGAGGCGCGTTATCACATCCCCAACCCCTCAAAGTATCTAAAAACTTCCGTCGTTCTAGTCGAAAGTCCTGAACACTTTTAAAATACCCTAAtcctaaaaaaaaccaaaaacccaaaCCCTACAAAAATAAAAAGCTCCAACTCTGAGAGAGAGTGAAAGCGCATTCAGTTGGGCGCGCTTTTTGCACTCTCCTAAAAACAACATATTTTCCTAATTAAAGTTTAGAATAGCCTAAGGtgctaattaaaaaaaattagcatatTATGCTAATTTAGCCTGAATTCTGGATAGTTAGCTAACATTAAAAATCATGTTAATTGTAGGggttttgtgtaatttgtgagcatgtttttttttctagaaatcatatttttattagttaattatcgtacttattaatttatttaagataAAAGTTTAAACATATGGATGAAATAAAGGATTAAAGCGATAAGTAAGTCTCCTATGTTTTAAGCTGGAACAAAAGGGTTTGAGATGAGAAAAGGCAGAAGCATTTCAATTTTCATGCGGGAAAATGAAAGAGGATGAGACGAGAGAAATAATAGAAAGAGGTTGGAATTTGGATATTGAAAATGTTATAAAAAGTACTAAATGAGTTGGTCCACACATAAAACGAAACAATAGGGAAAGGGCAGAAATAGAGCCCACAAAAaccaaaagagaaaaagaaaacagcCTCAAAAAGATCGAATCTGACGTAAAAGTAGAGCTACCTACCAAATCTAGCTCCCCTATCTCTAACCACTTGTCTTTCTTATCAACTTGGTCAAATCCCATCATGCTGCCCGCTGCCCCTGCCCTCGCCCTCGACTCCCCCCACCCAATTTGTTATTACATCTACATCCACATATAAATATTCACACATTACAAGCTTTATCCATTTTCCTACAGCCACTAGTTACAGTTTCTCTTTTTTCCTCATTTCCATCATCCCCATGTCCCCTCTCCATGTTTTTCTAAATCTCTCCATATACCTATAACACCGTTATTCTTTCTCTATTCTAcctgatttgatttgatttgattttgtaaCTGATGGGACGATCACCTTGTTGTGAAAAGGCTCATACCAACAAAGGTGCCTGGACCAAAGAGGAAGATCAACGCCTCATCAACTACATCCGTGTCCATGGTGAAGGCTGCTGGCGTTCCCTCCCCAAAGCTGCTGGTAACCCCTCATTTCCATGTTTTACCTGTTTGGCTTTTTCTTCCTATTTTCCATCTTTCTCACTTGCCAATTTGGTGGCACCACAGGGCTGCTTAGATGTGGTAAGAGTTGCAGATTAAGATGGATAAACTACTTGAGGCCTGATCTTAAGAGAGGAAATTTCACTGAAGAAGAAGATGAGCTTATCATCAAGCTTCACAGTTTACTTGGAAACAAGTGAGTTTCCTCGTATTATTTTCAGCTAAAGATgtttcaaatttcatcatatatTTTGACAAAATTCATGTTGTTGAATCTATTGCCAGATGGTCATTGATTGCTGGAAGATTACCAGGAAGAACAGATAATGAGATAAAGAACTACTGGAACACACACATCAAAAGAAAGCTTATAAGCAGAGGAATTGATCCACAAACTCATCGTCCTCTCAATCAAACGGCCAATACCAACACAGTCACAGCCCCCACCGAATTGGATTTCAGAAACTCGCCCACATCCGTTTCCAAATCCAGTTCCATCAAAAACCCGTCTCTGGATTTCAATTACAATGAATTTCAATTCAAGTCCAACACAGATTCCCTTGAAGAACCCAACTGTACAGCCAGCAGTGGCATGACTACAGATGAAGAGCAACAAGAACAGCTGCACAAGAAGCAGCAATACGGTCCGAGCAATGGGCAAGACATAAATTTGGAGCTGTCGATTGGGATTGTTTCAGCTGACTCATCTCGGGTATCAAATGCCAACTCGGCCGAGTCGAAACCAAAGGTAGATAACAACAATTTCCAGTTTCTTGAACAAGCTATGGTGGCTAAGGCGGTATGTTTGTGTTGGCAATTAGGTTTTGGAACAAGTGAAATTTGTAGGAACTgtcaaaattcaaattcaaatggcTTCTATAGTTATTGTAGACCCTTGGATTCATAGggtcatctttttcttctttctttctgttTTTAGGAGATAAATTAATGCTTAATTATTATCTTTTTGCCTGCCCACTGTAATCAAagcaaaattataaaacaaagaCTCTTTTTGATTTGTTCAATTTATAGGTTCAATGAACATGCTATTTTGGTATTATAAAACATAGTATTGGAGCGTTACACAAATTAACCATCATTTGTACGACATGTGGAATGCATCCTGAGATGGTGAGTAATCAGTGAGTTTAGGCTGGCAGTGGCTGGCATACATCATCAATTATTTATTacatttaatgatttttcaaatcatgttttgtttttatttttaaggtttGGAGGGACTGACATTTCCTTCTGCACACCTACACACTGCGTCTGCGTTGGGAACAacaatttgttaaataaatatcCCACTTCTTTTTTTGTCTTTCAACCTCTCCAATTAGatttttaattctattaatattttcttactttcaattttagtaaatatactCCAACATTCTACATAGAattatactttaaaattttttaaataagatCCTTCCACCCGACAAACATTGGTGAGTTacgtttatatttgaatattgtTATTCCACTCAAAACTCTAAAATATACACTTGTCAGGTTCTTATTT carries:
- the LOC107895098 gene encoding transcription repressor MYB6-like; amino-acid sequence: MGRSPCCEKAHTNKGAWTKEEDQRLINYIRVHGEGCWRSLPKAAGLLRCGKSCRLRWINYLRPDLKRGNFTEEEDELIIKLHSLLGNKWSLIAGRLPGRTDNEIKNYWNTHIKRKLISRGIDPQTHRPLNQTANTNTVTAPTELDFRNSPTSVSKSSSIKNPSLDFNYNEFQFKSNTDSLEEPNCTASSGMTTDEEQQEQLHKKQQYGPSNGQDINLELSIGIVSADSSRVSNANSAESKPKVDNNNFQFLEQAMVAKAVCLCWQLGFGTSEICRNCQNSNSNGFYSYCRPLDS